Proteins encoded together in one Nostoc sp. PCC 7524 window:
- a CDS encoding class I SAM-dependent methyltransferase, translating into MMLGCWLLDVDVVAASPATTAVYEQRAIHSPDGIGKYYMGREIAKVMGHTGAGWLERPSREVEEQPSKIINALDLKPDSVVADIGAGTGYLSFPIASILTVGKVLAVDIQPEMLDIIEFFQQEKHITNVEPVLATLTNPNLPPQSVDLALMVDAYHEFEYPQEVMQGIVKALKPGGRVVLVEYRGENPFIMIKRLHKMTQKQVRQEMQAVGLVWKETKNLLPQQHLMIFEKELGTGDWGLESSNSPSSSSSSHS; encoded by the coding sequence CCCTGCAACTACTGCGGTTTATGAACAGCGAGCCATTCACAGCCCTGATGGTATAGGTAAGTATTACATGGGGCGAGAAATCGCCAAAGTTATGGGACACACAGGCGCAGGTTGGCTAGAACGACCTAGCCGCGAAGTTGAGGAACAACCGAGTAAAATTATTAACGCACTGGATTTAAAGCCTGATAGTGTAGTCGCCGATATTGGCGCTGGTACAGGTTACTTAAGCTTTCCCATTGCATCTATACTGACAGTGGGCAAGGTGTTAGCGGTAGATATTCAGCCAGAAATGTTAGATATTATTGAGTTTTTCCAGCAAGAAAAGCATATCACTAACGTTGAGCCTGTGTTAGCTACACTCACTAATCCCAACTTACCACCTCAAAGTGTAGATTTAGCATTGATGGTGGATGCTTACCATGAGTTTGAGTATCCCCAAGAAGTGATGCAAGGAATTGTGAAAGCGTTAAAACCCGGTGGTAGAGTGGTGCTGGTGGAATACCGGGGTGAAAATCCCTTCATTATGATTAAGCGGTTGCACAAAATGACGCAAAAGCAAGTCCGTCAGGAAATGCAAGCTGTTGGTTTAGTGTGGAAAGAAACTAAGAACCTTTTACCGCAGCAACATCTCATGATATTTGAAAAGGAACTGGGGACTGGGGACTGGGGATTGGAAAGTAGCAATTCTCCCTCATCTTCTTCATCTTCCCACTCCTAG